In one window of Dyella thiooxydans DNA:
- the nusA gene encoding transcription termination factor NusA codes for MSKELLLVVDAVANEKGVPREVIFEAMEAALASAAKKRYPDEDPDIRVEIDRHSGEYETFRRWEVIADDGEMESPFYQVRLMDAVDEREDAQVGEFVEQQIENAEFGRIAAQAAKQVIVQRVREAERQQVVDAFRDRVGELVVGIVKRVERGNVYLDLGSNAEAFIPRDKTIPRESHRVGDRVRGYLYEVKSEVRGPQLFVSRAAPEFMIELFKLEVPEVGQGLVEIKGCARDPGDRAKIAVLAHDSRTDPIGACIGMRGSRVQAVSNELNGERVDIILWHENQAQFVINAMAPAEVQSIIMDEEKHSMDIAVAEDKLSQAIGRGGQNVRLASKLTGWQLNVMTQDQVTAKSEAEQQAALALFMEKLEVDEEIANILVQEGFSSVEEIAYVPSAELLAVEGFDEDIVEELRARARDALLTEALAVEEGLEEHQPSEDLLALEGMDEATAYALAAREVSTVDDLADLAVDDLIDIEGMDEERAAALIMAARQPMIERLEKGG; via the coding sequence ATGAGCAAAGAACTGTTGCTGGTCGTCGACGCAGTCGCCAACGAGAAGGGCGTGCCGCGCGAGGTCATCTTCGAGGCGATGGAAGCCGCGCTGGCGTCTGCGGCGAAGAAGCGCTACCCCGATGAGGATCCCGACATCCGCGTGGAGATCGACCGCCACTCCGGTGAATACGAGACCTTCCGTCGCTGGGAAGTCATCGCCGACGACGGCGAGATGGAGTCGCCGTTCTACCAGGTGCGCCTGATGGACGCCGTGGACGAGCGCGAGGACGCCCAGGTCGGCGAGTTCGTCGAGCAGCAGATCGAGAACGCCGAGTTCGGCCGCATCGCGGCTCAGGCCGCCAAGCAGGTGATCGTGCAGCGAGTGCGCGAGGCCGAGCGCCAGCAGGTGGTCGATGCCTTCCGCGATCGCGTCGGCGAGCTGGTGGTGGGTATCGTCAAGCGCGTCGAGCGCGGCAACGTCTATCTCGACCTCGGCAGCAACGCCGAGGCGTTCATTCCCCGCGACAAGACCATCCCGCGCGAGTCGCACCGCGTCGGCGACCGCGTGCGCGGCTACCTCTACGAAGTGAAGTCCGAAGTGCGCGGACCGCAGCTGTTCGTGTCGCGCGCCGCACCGGAATTCATGATCGAGCTGTTCAAGCTCGAGGTGCCGGAAGTCGGCCAGGGCCTGGTCGAGATCAAGGGCTGTGCCCGCGATCCGGGCGACCGCGCCAAGATCGCCGTGCTGGCCCACGACAGCCGTACCGATCCCATCGGCGCGTGCATCGGCATGCGCGGCTCCCGCGTGCAGGCGGTGTCCAACGAGCTCAACGGCGAGCGCGTGGACATCATCCTGTGGCACGAGAACCAGGCCCAGTTCGTGATCAACGCGATGGCGCCGGCCGAGGTGCAGTCCATCATCATGGACGAGGAAAAGCATTCGATGGACATCGCGGTGGCCGAGGACAAGCTGTCCCAGGCGATCGGCCGCGGTGGTCAGAACGTGCGCCTGGCCAGCAAGCTCACCGGCTGGCAGCTCAACGTGATGACGCAGGACCAGGTCACCGCCAAGAGCGAGGCCGAGCAGCAGGCTGCGCTTGCGCTGTTCATGGAGAAGCTCGAGGTCGACGAGGAGATCGCCAACATCCTGGTGCAGGAAGGCTTCTCCAGCGTCGAGGAAATCGCCTACGTGCCCAGCGCCGAGCTGCTGGCGGTCGAGGGCTTCGACGAGGACATCGTCGAGGAGCTGCGGGCCCGCGCCCGCGACGCGCTGCTGACCGAGGCGCTGGCGGTCGAGGAGGGGCTGGAGGAGCACCAGCCGTCCGAGGACCTGCTTGCGCTCGAGGGCATGGACGAGGCCACGGCCTACGCCCTCGCGGCGCGCGAAGTGAGTACGGTGGACGATCTGGCCGACCTCGCGGTCGACGACCTGATCGATATCGAGGGCATGGACGAGGAACGTGCTGCGGCGCTGATCATGGCTGCACGCCAGCCGATGATCGAGCGCCTGGAGAAGGGCGGCTAA
- the rimP gene encoding ribosome maturation factor RimP, giving the protein MDTLALANRFSEVLADLQLECLGVEFTPSQGQSTLRVYLDVLDHSGGREVGIDDCEAASRELSALLDVEDPVPGHYVLEVSSPGIDRPLFTAEQFGRVLGQEVKVLLKAPIEGRRRLRGKLVQVDGERIVLEAEGKSFEFDQADMESARVVPDWVALGYVPQPKPGGKKPAKKAK; this is encoded by the coding sequence ATGGATACCCTGGCACTGGCAAATCGGTTCAGCGAAGTTCTGGCGGATCTCCAGCTGGAATGCCTCGGCGTGGAGTTCACCCCGTCGCAGGGGCAGAGTACGCTTCGGGTTTACCTGGACGTCCTGGACCACTCGGGTGGACGCGAGGTCGGCATCGACGACTGCGAAGCGGCCAGCCGCGAACTGTCGGCCCTGCTGGACGTCGAGGACCCCGTGCCGGGCCATTACGTGCTGGAGGTGTCCTCGCCGGGCATCGATCGTCCGCTCTTCACGGCCGAGCAGTTCGGGCGTGTGCTCGGGCAGGAAGTGAAGGTGTTGCTGAAGGCGCCGATCGAAGGTCGCCGCCGCCTGCGCGGCAAGCTGGTGCAGGTGGACGGCGAGCGGATCGTGCTGGAGGCGGAAGGCAAGTCGTTCGAATTCGACCAGGCGGATATGGAAAGCGCCCGCGTGGTACCGGACTGGGTGGCGCTCGGTTACGTGCCGCAGCCCAAGCCGGGTGGCAAGAAGCCGGCCAAGAAGGCCAAGTAA